The genomic segment AAAGGTGGCAGAAGATAACACCATAAACAGAAGCCAAAATAGCAAAAACCTGTACTGCAGACACATACATGTCACTGGTATTCATATATATAGGGATAAAGGCAATCCATACAAACATGTATGTGAGCATGCTGAAGGTGATACATCGGGCCTCGTTGTATTTCTTAGGCAACTTCCTTCCTTTGTAGGCTAATATGAAGCATATAAAAGCAAGCAATCCAATATATCCCAGCATGACACTAAAAGCCACATAGGAACCTTCATTGCATTGCAAAATATGGAGCTTAGGCACTGAGTTGCTTTCACTCAAGAAAGGACTTTTTACAGCCTGCCATATTGCACAAATGCAAATCTGAAGAAAAGTCGATGTGCAAATAATAATTATTGGTTGGTAAACCACTACTTTGTGTCCTCTTTTACCTGACTCAAAGGCTAAAAGGATCCGTAAAGATTTTATTAGGATGCCAGAAACACACAGGGTAAAACTGATACCATAGAAAGGTTGTCTGATTTGGCAGAAAATATTACTTGGCTGACCAATGAAAAAGATAGTACTCATCAAACTAAGTAATAAGGATGAAACCAACAGATATGTATAATTACCCCCGGCTGCTTTAACTGCTGGAGTGTCTCTGTGCTTTATAAACAGAATGACTATTAATAACACAGCAACAATGCCAATGGCTACAAAAATCATAAGTGATACAGCATATGGGTTTTTCCATTCTAAATACTGAGTTGTCCTGTTTGTACAGTAAGAACTTCCATTATCTGACCACTGGTAGATAGGACACTTTGAACATTCAGTCATGTCTGAAAAAAGAGAATGAAACATGTTACTTTTGTGTAGTAGGGTAGTTTCATGGATGATTTACAtttcttaaagtgatattgaTATCTATAAAGCCCTGGATGTCTTGGGgatataccttaaaggagaaggaaaggtaaaactaagtaagctttatcagaaaagtccatttaaatacagccataagcactcacagaaaatctgaaacacaggatttttttttcttcttttttgtacagatgttcttcagtatcagacttcagGGCACCTGCACAAGTCTGCTCGGTTGGCTCCCTTCTCAtcctcccctccccctcccctcccatcagaatattCTCCCGAAGGTACTGAAACCAGGCTAAAATGCTATATTAAACAAACAGGGGGAGTTTCTgtttatactctgcctgccctatgctgccagtgggaggtgaaccaggcagggggcttccattagcagccctccacaaTGTAGgacagaaaaattccggcccttagtaccacagaagttgaacaaATTCCTTCCATAGCACTGTTGGTTCACTCAAATGTACTAGATGACAGCAGTCAACTTTAGCCAATATGCTGCCAAGTGTAAATGCATATTGTGAGTTGAAATACAGCAATTgtggaaatgtatttttaaagagatactgcacaataaagctttttcctgagttccttaaaggagaaggaaaagctaagtcacttgagggtgccaaaatgttaggaaccctcaagtgacttgaatcgcttaccttctaccccgggctggtgcccctgtatggagagaacagcaccagcccggggtagcagcgatcgcttcctccttccttcttcgctgcacgcgcatgcgcagtacagtgaaaagccgaactttaacagagaagtcggcttttcactctactgcgcatgcgccggactcggagtcgcagcgaaacgaaggcggaaggaggaagcgcatcgccccaggtgccccgggctggtgctgttttctcctaacaggggcatcagcccggggtacgaggtaagcgattcaagtcacttgggggtgcctaacattttagcacccccaagtgacttagcctttccttcccctttaaggctagATCTCCAACTCAAGCAAGTTTGTTTCCCAGTAAGTCCCTATTGCATTTGCACAGTTGAATGAAATTTATGAGAAGCCACATAACCTGTATGTTTTTTGAAGTATGATAGGTAACTGAATTACCTGGAGGAAACTAATGCAGGCATTATGAGAATATACAACTCCTTACAGTGTCCTGGCTAATATTGAAATTAGGACCCTAGCACCCTAAGATAGAAATGATAATTACTGTGCCACAaacctagactggcaatctgtggattctggcaaatgccagaaaatgctgtaaaatgtacttaaaatgtcagggcctattttgaatctcagtccaggcctgctgtgGCACCATGTTTCTCTGACCTTAACTCCATGTCATTGTATTTatattactaataataaaaaaacaacaaaacacaaatacaagagaaATGATAcatatattggctaacaataaaaatacatcgcaagctttcggggctctaaggccccttcatcaggcaaaatgctATTTATATTACTGTGAAGAACAATTGTTGACTGAAGAAGGGAAGTCTGAACCCAAAAATATTTCATAGGATAAAATAGTAGTATGATGTTATTGAATATCCTCACAAAAGGTACTAGAGGTTTCATTGCCTTTTCTTAAGATGTTGTACATACACAAAGGAAAGTGTTGATGGTTAAACAAATGAAGTGCCTGTCAGCATGAAACTGTGGTGGTTGCTTGATTATAACATAGTGTGTAAGATCATGTTATGGTAGATTTCAATTTTAGTGTTTTAATCTTTTAAATGCTTACCAGCTTCAGAAGTGTAGTATCCTTCAGCACACTCTATACACTTATAACAGCAGGCGATATCAGAATGTTTTTTGGAAAAACCAGGCTTGCATGTTTTTGAGCAATTTGAAAATGGCACCTGTACAAACAAACGTATACATCACTCTGTAGTCAAACCTTCCAGAAAACACATCAATTTATTTTCTTAGTGCTGGATTATACAAACCTTGTCTTTGAATTACTCTATATGTAAAGTCTATGGTGTAGATTTTAAACTGGATCGCTGCATTCcttcattattttttctatttatatgtaAACCATGTATGGTAACTTGCATAACATATAGTAAAGACAAAAA from the Xenopus tropicalis strain Nigerian chromosome 5, UCB_Xtro_10.0, whole genome shotgun sequence genome contains:
- the LOC101733686 gene encoding G-protein coupled receptor family C group 6 member A-like, whose translation is MTECSKCPIYQWSDNGSSYCTNRTTQYLEWKNPYAVSLMIFVAIGIVAVLLIVILFIKHRDTPAVKAAGGNYTYLLVSSLLLSLMSTIFFIGQPSNIFCQIRQPFYGISFTLCVSGILIKSLRILLAFESGKRGHKVVVYQPIIIICTSTFLQICICAIWQAVKSPFLSESNSVPKLHILQCNEGSYVAFSVMLGYIGLLAFICFILAYKGRKLPKKYNEARCITFSMLTYMFVWIAFIPIYMNTSDMYVSAVQVFAILASVYGVIFCHLLPVSYIVLFKGNTNNTERYMNSIRAFWIKKPEISLPQNKVFYTTHSNSILRKRRKSF